CGGCCGGGAAGGCGAACTGGCCACTATCCGAGCAGGCGAAGCGGGCGTCCTCGCTGATCGGCGGCGGCGCCGGCGAGCGCGCGCAGATCCCGGCGACCCAGCTCGACGCCCGCGGCCAGATCGGCCGGCCCGACACGCGCAGCGGGCCCGTGACGCAGGTTCTGCCCGCCGGCACGACCCGGATCGCGCCGAGCAAGCAGCCGGTGATGGAAGGCGCTCGCGACGGGCGCGCGACGCCGACGCAGGTGCCGCGCTACGAGCCGCCACGGCCAGCGACCGGGGTACCGCCTTCCCCCTATCAGCCAGCGCCGCCGCCATCCTACCAGCCGGCCGGTTCGCATCCGGCACCGCCCGCCTACCAGCCGCCGCCCGCTCCCGCTGCCCCGCCGCCGGCTGCGCCGGCGCAGACGCAGCACGGCGCGGTGCGGTTCTCTTCCGTCTTCGGCACGAGGAGGCGCTGACATGGCCCGTCACGAAGGCAGGGGCATGGCCTCGGTCAACTACCCGATCGGCATGAATCTCGGCGGCGATCCGAGCCAGGCCCTGATCCACTCCAACCCGGACGGCAAATTCACCGTCGCGCTCTCGGCGATCGATCTCGGCCAGGGCATGAAGCAGGTCTCGCGCCAGATCGCGGCCGAGACGCTCGGCGTTCCCGTCGAGGACGTCTATGTCGACACCGCCGACAGCGACACCGGCCCGCACGACATGGGCTCCTTCGCCTCGCGCGGCACCCATCGCATGGGCAACGCCATCATCGTCGCCGCCCGCGAGGCGCGCGGCGTGCTGCTCGAAGCCGCAGCCGAGGAGCTCGAGGTCAACGCCGCCGACCTCGTCACCGACGGGCTCGGCAACATCCATGTCCGCGGCGCGCCCTCGCGCAGCATCACGGTCAAGGCGACGGCGCAGGCGGCGCAGTTCAAGCAGGGCAAGACCATCGCCGGGCGCGGCATCTTCCTGATTCCGCTCTCGGCCGTCGATGCCGAGACCGGCGAGATGAACCCGAACACCGCCTTCGCCCATGCCTGCCTCGTCGCCGATGTCGCCGTCGATGACGAGACCGGCGAGGTCGAGGTGCTCAGGATGACCAGCGCCTACGAGCTCGGCCGCGTCATCAACCCGCGCATGGTCGAGCAGCAGCTCGTCGGCGGCGCCTGGATGGGGATCAGCCACGCGCTCTATGAGACGCCGGAGCCGTACTATCCCAATCCCGAGCACGGCCCGCGCGACTTCAACGAATATTTGATGCCGGGACCGGGCGACATCGCGCCCTATCACGTCACCGTGCTGGAGCGACCGGCGCCGGACGGCCCGTTTGGCGGCAAGGGCCCGGGCGAGATGTGCGCCAATCCGGTGCTGCCGGCGGTCGCCAATGCCGTCTACAACGCCATCGGCGTCCGGGTCGACGAATTGCCGATCACGCCGGAGAAGATCCTGCGGGCTATCCGGGCCAATGGCGGCGTCAAACCGGGGCCTCGTCGCGGCGGCCCGGTGAACTGGCGGTGACGGCATGGCGCTGAGGACGACCGTCGCTGGCATTTCGAGCCCGGAGGACCTCGCCGAGGCCCTGCAGGCGGCGATGTATCTCGCCGATGACGGCATCGCCACGGCCGGCTACCTCTCGCTCGCGCTCGGCAAGCCGCTGCTGCTCGAAGGCGCGCCCGGCGTCGGCAAGACCGAGGCGGCGAAAGCGCTCGCCGGCATTCTCGGGCGCCAGCTCATTCGTCTCCAGTGTTTCGAAGGCATCGACGCGGCGGCTGCCCTCTATGAGTGGAACTATCCGCGCCAGATGCTCGCCATCCGCCAGGCGAAGGAAGGCGAGCAGCTCGACATCTACCGCGACGACTTCCTGATTGAGCGGCCGATGCTGACGACGCTACGGCGGCCGGAATCGACCGTGCTGCTGATCGACGAGATCGACCGCTCCGACCATGAATTCGAGGCCTTCCTGCTCGAATTCCTCTCGGATTTCTCGATCTCGATCCCCGAGCGCGGCACGTTGCGCGCCGCCGAGCGGCCGGTCGTGATCCTGACCTCGAACCGGACGCGCGAGCTGCACGAGGCGCTCAGGCGCCGCTGCGTCTACCACTATATCGCCTATCCCGAGCCGGAGCGCGAGGCGCAGATCATCATGCTGCGCTCCTCCGCCGTCGCCGAGAGCACGGCGCGGGCCGTCGTCCAGGCCGTCGGATTGTTGCGGCAGGAGCCGCTCGCCAAGCCACCGGGCGTCGCCGAGGCAGTCGACTGGGCCGAGGCCGCGACGGCGCTCGCGCAGACCGGCGCACCCTGGCCGGAGGCCT
This sequence is a window from Bosea vestrisii. Protein-coding genes within it:
- a CDS encoding AAA family ATPase; this encodes MALRTTVAGISSPEDLAEALQAAMYLADDGIATAGYLSLALGKPLLLEGAPGVGKTEAAKALAGILGRQLIRLQCFEGIDAAAALYEWNYPRQMLAIRQAKEGEQLDIYRDDFLIERPMLTTLRRPESTVLLIDEIDRSDHEFEAFLLEFLSDFSISIPERGTLRAAERPVVILTSNRTRELHEALRRRCVYHYIAYPEPEREAQIIMLRSSAVAESTARAVVQAVGLLRQEPLAKPPGVAEAVDWAEAATALAQTGAPWPEAFRRSLGAAIKDEEDLVHLRPRLPLFIPGLAA
- a CDS encoding xanthine dehydrogenase family protein molybdopterin-binding subunit; amino-acid sequence: MARHEGRGMASVNYPIGMNLGGDPSQALIHSNPDGKFTVALSAIDLGQGMKQVSRQIAAETLGVPVEDVYVDTADSDTGPHDMGSFASRGTHRMGNAIIVAAREARGVLLEAAAEELEVNAADLVTDGLGNIHVRGAPSRSITVKATAQAAQFKQGKTIAGRGIFLIPLSAVDAETGEMNPNTAFAHACLVADVAVDDETGEVEVLRMTSAYELGRVINPRMVEQQLVGGAWMGISHALYETPEPYYPNPEHGPRDFNEYLMPGPGDIAPYHVTVLERPAPDGPFGGKGPGEMCANPVLPAVANAVYNAIGVRVDELPITPEKILRAIRANGGVKPGPRRGGPVNWR